The DNA window CAGGAGAGCCACTTCCATGGCCAGGATCTATTTCATGTCCAGCAAACTATATAGAATCCTTCGCAGTAGCAGCAGTAGACAGGTATGATGCAAGAGCAAGCTTCTCAAAGCTTGGTCCATCACCATATGACCCATCAGTTATAAAACCAGATATATCAGCACCTGGAGTAAGTATTTACTCATCAATACCAGGAGGATACACAGCAGGCTATTCAGGAACCTCCATGTCAGCACCACATATAAGCGGAACAGTAGCATTATTAGTATCAGCAAATGCATCACTATCAATAGAAGACATAGAAGAAATAATAGAAAACACAGCAGACCCACTAACAGATTCAACATATCCAGAAGCACCAAACTTTGGATATGGTTACGGCATGGTCAATGCATTTGAAGCAGTATCACAAGTAGCAACAGGAACAGGATATATTAGTGGCAGAGTATTAAAAGAAGGAGAAGACATAAGCGAAGCAACAATAGCTCACGAACAAGAAGTATTTGAAGCATTTGTAGGTTCAGATATAGATATAGTAGCAGAAGTATCAGATGATGTTTCTGTAACAGAAGTAGAACTACTAGTTAAACAAACAGGTAAATCTTACTGGATGCTAGCTCCAATGAACAGAATATCAGGAGACCATAAAGATGGAGTATATAAAGGTACAATAACCTATGACATGCTAGGCGGAGATAGCATTATATATAAAATAAAGGCAAGAGATTATGTAGGAGATGTAGTAATTACACCAGACTATAAGATAAATATTAGCTTTGGTATAGTACCAGGAGAATATACTCAAGGCTTTGAAAGTGCTCCAATAGGCTGGATAATGGATGAAGCATGGCAATGGGGAGCATCGTCAGGAAACGATCCTTTGCCAGTAGAAGGCTCGAATTTAGCAGGAACTATATTAGGTGGAACATATCCAAGCAACTCAGATGATTGGATGATAACTCCTCCACTAGACTTAAGAGATGCAACTTTAGGTTCTGCAACTTTAAGATTCTATGAATGGTACGAAATAGAAAACAATTATGACAAAGGCTATGTTTTAGTAACTGATAACTTTGGTGAAACTTGGACACAAGTAGGTCCTATTCGTACAGGAGAGGCTAAGAATTGGAAGGAAGTAGTTCTTAATCTTGGAGACTATATAGGTTCACCTAATCCAGTGTTTGTAGCATATCGCTTTACTTCTGACGGATCTGTTAATAAAACAGGCTGGTATATTGATAATGTAAGGCTAATTGGGGTGGATAATGAAGCTCCTTTAGCGCCTGCAAACTTAACTGCTGAAGCTTCATTAACAGGAATCAAGCTAAACTGGACAGCTGTAACTGATGGAGATTTAGCAAATTATGTAGTATATCGTTCACTAGTATCAGGTGAAAGCTTTGAACTCATTGCACAACCTACGTCTAATAGCTTTACAGATACTACAGCAGAAGCTGGGACGACATATTATTATAAGGTTGCAGCAGTGGACTTTTCAGGAAATATAAGTGAATTTAGTAATGAAGTATTTAGTTCAGTTGCAGAAACAACAATAATATTTGCTGCAGACTTTGAGGAAAATGATGGAGGATTTATTTCAGGAATTACAGTGGGAACTAAGAATCCATGGCAATGGGGCATCCCAACATCAGGACCTAATGGAGCAACTTCAGGAGAAAAGCTATGGGCGACAAACCTTGCAGGTAGCTATGAAAATAGTACAGATGCATACATTCAGAGTCAAACTATAGCCCTTCCTACTGATAAGAATGCTGTATTATCGTTTTCACACTGGGTTGATATGGAAGGTACAACAACCCTATATGATTATGGCCAAATACAGATTTCTAATGATGATGGAGCTACTTGGACTAACCTAACCCCTGTAAACAATGGGAAATATGGTAAGAGAGTTCAAGCATGGGCTAGTGAGGAAATTTCTTTAGCTGCTTATAATGGCCAGAATATTATATTAAGATTTTTCTTCCACTCAGATGGATCAGGCGTATATGCTGGCTGGTATATAGATGATGTATATATTATAGGCCTAGATGCACCACAAGAAAATCCACCAACAGAACCACCAACAGAAGAAGAACCAGAAACTAAGAAAGCGGATTATATAGATCCAACAGAACCAAAATACAGTCTAAAGAGAACTAGAGTAAATAATTATGAAATTGTAGAGGACAAAGAAGTTCAAAATATTCCAATGGTATTAGGTGGTATTCCAGTAAATGATGCTGTAGTAACAATCCTTGAAACAGGAAGAAGCGTTAAAGTTGATCCTGTTACAGGAAAATATAATATGAGAGTTCCTACAGGAAAATATACTTTAGTGGCAGAAGCTTATGGATATTATCAAGTAGATGCTAGCATAACTGTTCTTGAAAATAAAACCACGACACAATCCTTCATGCTACAAGCTAAACCACGTGGAAGCATAGTTGGCAGAGTAAAGGATAGATACTATGGTGATCCTGCAGCTAATGCAATTATCAGAGTAGTGGAAGATCCAAAGGTAGCACCAGTTGTTGCCGACGAAAATGGATACTTTGAAATTCGTGATATTCTTGTGGGAGACTATACACTAAAAGTTGTAGCAGATGGATTTGAACCTGGAGAATTTTCCGTAACAGTAAATCCTGATGCAACAACAGAAGTTGATTTAGGATTAAAGAGATTTGTAGGCTATGAGGACGAGATAATATACGATGATGGAACTGCTGAAAATGCATTAGTATTAAATAACGCACCTAATGGATTAGCGGTGAGATTTACACCAGAACAATTTGGTAAGGTAACAAAAGCCAAAATTTATTTCTGGGATAGTTCATGGCCAAGTCCAGGAGGAAACAGAATAGGTTTCACAATCTATGGAACAGATGAAAATGGCACACCATATAAGGTTGGAGAACCTATATTTACGGATATTCAAAGGGGAGCTTGGAATGAAATAGATTTATCAAGCTTTGGATTCTCAACAGATAGAGACTTCTATATTTCCACTATTCAGGACAGGGCCGGAACAGAATGTCCAGGAACAGGTATAGATGAATCTGCATCTGGAGACAGATCCTATATGAATCTAGATGGAGAATTCCAGCTAATAGGTACTGAGGATATTCAAGGTGCTCTAATGATAAGAGCAATAATAGAAAACTCAGTATCAACACCAGTGATAACGAACCTTAAGGAATTAACATATACAAACCAAGATAGCATAATAGTAGAAGGAACAGTAGGAGCAGATTGCAAGGTTAATGTATATGTCAATGGTGAAATAGCAGCATCGACAGACAGCATAAATAAAGGGTTTGCTACAGAAGTAAATCTACCACTAGATGAGAATACAATAATGGTAACATCTGAGCTAAATGGAGTACAAACAGAACCATCGGCAGCAGTAAGAGTTAATAAAGACAAGGTAGCACCAGTACTAGTAGTAGAGGAGCCTTTAGATAATGTTAAGATTAATAAGGAAGCAGTACACGTAATAGGAATTGTATCAGATAATATATTACTAGCAAAGCTATTGATAAATGAAAAAGAAGCCACAGTAGACGAAGAAGGAAACTTCCATGAAAGACTAATGGTAAATGCAGGCGAAAATGTAATTATAGTAAAAGCACTTGATGGAGCAGGAAATGAAATAATTATAACAAGAACAGTAATTGTAGAGCTAGAGGCACCAGAAATTACAAATATAGAGCCATCAGAAGATCTAGAGCTTAGAGCGGGAGATACTCTAACTGTTAGCTTCAATGCACCAATAGGAGGAGAAGGCTACTTTAGACTAATGATTCCGTTTGGATTTTCAAGTAATGAAATTGGAATTCCAATGACTGAGGAAAATGGATTATATACAGGAGTTTGGATAGTACCAGAAGAAATGTCGGCAGATACTGTGCAAATTGAAGTTGTGTATATAAGTGAATCCGGATTTGAAGTAACTAGAACAGCAGCTGGAAGATTGACAATAGTATTAGATGAAGAACCAGAAGAACCATACATTACTAATATTTTACCTTCTGAAGATGGGAACCTTAGAGCAGGAGATGTTTTAGAAATAAGCTTCAATGCTCCGAGAGGACTTTCAGGATACTTTAGATTATTGCTCCCATTTGAAATGTCAAACAATAAACTTGGTATTCCAATGACAGAGGTATCGCCTGGATTCTATAGAGGAACATGGACAGTACCTGAAGGCTTAGTAGCGACAAACTTACAAGTAGAAGTATTGCTCATAGATGCAGATGGGGCTAGATTATCAGAAATAGCAGAAGGCAGAGTTACGGTAATAGGAGAAATGAGAAACCTTCCACAAAACACAGTAATAATTGCTGGTGAAGCCTTTGATATGAATTCTTTAGATAGTGATTCAGAATTACAAATAAAGATGATTGAATGGTTAGACACAGGTAATCAAATCTATATTAAGCTTAGTGCTGATACTTTGGTTGATGGTAATGGTGAAGTTATAACTATTGAATCATTGCCTCAACGAATAACCTACTTTAACATAAAAGGTGATATGACAATATACGAAAAATAATATAATAGATTTAAAAAGGTCTTCCGAATTCGGGAGACCTTTTTAAATATTTAAATGATAAACATATTAAAAATGAATACTAGAAATTAAGAGAAAACTGCAACTGGAATAAAACATAATTGCAAGAACTATATAGGAAAATGTTTGCATATCATGTTAAACATATGACAATTGATTTTTAAACAGAGAAATTATGCTATTGTGTATATATAGCTGATAAAAGATATAGCATCTAATCTTTTAAATAGTTTAATATTTGAAATATTAATTTGAGAATATTGCAAAAATTGTATTGACAACATTTTGGTATCGTGTTATATTATTCATTATTATAAATAAGACAATATGAGATATAAAATAATATATAAAAACTATGATGAAGAACGAACTGTGAAAAAAGTCAATTACAGAGAGCTGGGGTAGCTGAAAACTAGCATTGATTTC is part of the Proteiniborus sp. MB09-C3 genome and encodes:
- a CDS encoding S8 family serine peptidase, which gives rise to MPRSKKTRKGLSLLIALVMMLGSFASLSYAENDILSLAKLDLLKEASNKITPEVMNDLAKEDLIEVLVYMKDQVDTQMVARATRNAVSSYMTPYSQKLEVRKGIVEALRDKAELTQANLLTYLEQEMEKGSVEEYTPYHIVNMIYVKATKETIENISYMSEVEKIYKNKIHTMDFPVIEDKDIELSGTEPQWNITRVGADQAWSLGYDGTGAVVGSLDSGVDWTHPALKNHWRGYDPSTGATDPSKSWFDPVYNATLPADSDSHGTHVMGTMVGVEPDGNNPIGVAPGAKWITARVFNTAGSTTDAILLSAAEWMLHPGGDPTAAPDVVNNSWGGGAGIDDWYLEAVRAWRAAEILPVFSAGNQRSGEPLPWPGSISCPANYIESFAVAAVDRYDARASFSKLGPSPYDPSVIKPDISAPGVSIYSSIPGGYTAGYSGTSMSAPHISGTVALLVSANASLSIEDIEEIIENTADPLTDSTYPEAPNFGYGYGMVNAFEAVSQVATGTGYISGRVLKEGEDISEATIAHEQEVFEAFVGSDIDIVAEVSDDVSVTEVELLVKQTGKSYWMLAPMNRISGDHKDGVYKGTITYDMLGGDSIIYKIKARDYVGDVVITPDYKINISFGIVPGEYTQGFESAPIGWIMDEAWQWGASSGNDPLPVEGSNLAGTILGGTYPSNSDDWMITPPLDLRDATLGSATLRFYEWYEIENNYDKGYVLVTDNFGETWTQVGPIRTGEAKNWKEVVLNLGDYIGSPNPVFVAYRFTSDGSVNKTGWYIDNVRLIGVDNEAPLAPANLTAEASLTGIKLNWTAVTDGDLANYVVYRSLVSGESFELIAQPTSNSFTDTTAEAGTTYYYKVAAVDFSGNISEFSNEVFSSVAETTIIFAADFEENDGGFISGITVGTKNPWQWGIPTSGPNGATSGEKLWATNLAGSYENSTDAYIQSQTIALPTDKNAVLSFSHWVDMEGTTTLYDYGQIQISNDDGATWTNLTPVNNGKYGKRVQAWASEEISLAAYNGQNIILRFFFHSDGSGVYAGWYIDDVYIIGLDAPQENPPTEPPTEEEPETKKADYIDPTEPKYSLKRTRVNNYEIVEDKEVQNIPMVLGGIPVNDAVVTILETGRSVKVDPVTGKYNMRVPTGKYTLVAEAYGYYQVDASITVLENKTTTQSFMLQAKPRGSIVGRVKDRYYGDPAANAIIRVVEDPKVAPVVADENGYFEIRDILVGDYTLKVVADGFEPGEFSVTVNPDATTEVDLGLKRFVGYEDEIIYDDGTAENALVLNNAPNGLAVRFTPEQFGKVTKAKIYFWDSSWPSPGGNRIGFTIYGTDENGTPYKVGEPIFTDIQRGAWNEIDLSSFGFSTDRDFYISTIQDRAGTECPGTGIDESASGDRSYMNLDGEFQLIGTEDIQGALMIRAIIENSVSTPVITNLKELTYTNQDSIIVEGTVGADCKVNVYVNGEIAASTDSINKGFATEVNLPLDENTIMVTSELNGVQTEPSAAVRVNKDKVAPVLVVEEPLDNVKINKEAVHVIGIVSDNILLAKLLINEKEATVDEEGNFHERLMVNAGENVIIVKALDGAGNEIIITRTVIVELEAPEITNIEPSEDLELRAGDTLTVSFNAPIGGEGYFRLMIPFGFSSNEIGIPMTEENGLYTGVWIVPEEMSADTVQIEVVYISESGFEVTRTAAGRLTIVLDEEPEEPYITNILPSEDGNLRAGDVLEISFNAPRGLSGYFRLLLPFEMSNNKLGIPMTEVSPGFYRGTWTVPEGLVATNLQVEVLLIDADGARLSEIAEGRVTVIGEMRNLPQNTVIIAGEAFDMNSLDSDSELQIKMIEWLDTGNQIYIKLSADTLVDGNGEVITIESLPQRITYFNIKGDMTIYEK